A single window of Nasonia vitripennis strain AsymCx chromosome 4, Nvit_psr_1.1, whole genome shotgun sequence DNA harbors:
- the LOC100678347 gene encoding uncharacterized protein LOC100678347, protein MECKQFLIATLEMCNARHFLWLWAALAVVTMTLFSLLVLIFLLSKELTLSAAVEVFVGKQNFSTSLRPTDLSEESAAIVTSGTSRDDDLQGYRRVRRMLQQLKFNKDKMRIIEKAFFYAFRKCHLSDVTELVPLEAEARNEQKKCIVEKLEKLENFPGEYTQYLRNDTDINESEVLLERLNMEKDNSLNIENDNNLSNLNGPVREARIKSNTPYGSNPSNMLKTSLAKIKNVPKAKHGGGEKPTKKMQSEVGDPAIKQISDLPNFPSITLGGDGNDTQQGLILYINFTVSQDGGFSIVDSPAQLGQVLKSIPETLNYVIGHINKRREKTNVA, encoded by the exons ATGGAATGTAAGCAATTTTTAATTGCCACATTAGAAATGTGCAACGCGAGACATTTCCTCTGGCTATGGGCTGCACTCGCTGTAGTAACAATGACGCTTTTCTCGCTTCTAGTTCTCATTTTTCTACTG AGTAAGGAACTGACATTGTCAGCAGCCGTTGAGGTTTTTGTTGGCAAACAGAATTTTTCAACTAGCCTTCGCCCGACTGATTTGTCTGAAGAGTCTGCTGCAATCGTTACGAGCGGTACTTCTCGAGATGACGATTTGCAGGGATACCGCCGAGTAAGGCGAATGCTGCAGCAGCTGAAATTCAACAAGGACAAAATGCGGATTATCGAAAAGGCGTTCTTCTATGCCTTCAGAAAATGTCATTTGTCCGACGTAACCGAGCTCGTACCACTGGAAGCAGAAGCCAGAAACGAGCAAAAGAAATGCATCGTGGAAAAACTTGAAAAGTTGGAAAATTTTCCAGGCGAGTATACTCAGTACTTGCGAAACGATACAGATATCAATGAATCAGAAGTTCTTTTGGAAAGGTTGAACATGGAAAAAGATAATTCGTTGAATATTGAGAATGACAATAACTTGAGCAATCTGAACGGTCCAGTGAGGGAAGCTCGAATAAAATCCAACACTCCTTATGGCTCCAATCCTTCGAATATGTTGAAAACGAGTCTAGCAAAAATCAAGAACGTCCCTAAAGCCAAACACGGCGGTGGCGAGAAGCCAACTAAAAAGATGCAGTCTGAAGTAGGCGATCCTGCTATCAAACAGATATCAGATCTTCCGAATTTCCCGTCCATAACGTTGGGCGGAGATGGGAACGATACTCAACAAGGATTAATCTTATACATAAATTTCACTGTCAGTCAAGATGGTGGATTTTCTATTGTTGATTCTCCAGCTCAGCTGGGACAGGTATTAAAATCGATTCCTGAAACCTTGAATTACGTTATAGGGCACATAAAcaagaggagagaaaagacCAATGTTGCATAA